Proteins encoded by one window of Labrus bergylta chromosome 2, fLabBer1.1, whole genome shotgun sequence:
- the LOC136181153 gene encoding protein NLRC3-like: protein MKQEELADCLQSRTVAAECRRELKSNLKEKFQCVFEGIAKAGNPTLLNQIYTELYITEGGTGEVNDEHEVRQIETASRKPHRPETIIRQEDIFKASPGRDEPIRRVMTKGVAGIGKTVLTQKFTLDWAEDKDNQDIQFTFPFTFRELNVLKKKKFSLVELVHHFFPETKEAGICRFEEFQVVFIFDGLDECRLPLDFKNNETLTDVTESTSVDVLLTNLIRGKLLPSAHLWITTRPAAANQIPPECVHMVTEVRGFTDPQKEEYFRKRFRNEEQANRIISHIKTSRSLHIMCHIPVFCWITATVLEDVLKTREG, encoded by the exons atgaagcaggaggagctggctgactgtctgcagagca gaacaGTCGCTGCAGAGTGCCGTCGTgaactcaaatctaacctgaaggagaagttccagtgtgtgtttgaggggattgctaaagcaggaaacccaacccttctgaaccagatctacacagagctctacatcacagagggagggactggagaggtcaatgatgaacacgaggtcagacagattgaaacagcatccaggaaaccacacagaccagaaacaatcatcagacaagaagacatctttaaagcctcacctggaagagatgaaccaatcagaagagtgatgacaaagggagtggctggcatcgggaaaacagtcttaacacagaagttcactctggactgggctgaagacaaagacaaccaggacatacagttcacatttccattcactttcagagagctgaatgtgctgaagaagaaaaagttcagcctggtggaacttgttcatcacttctttcctgaaaccaaagaagcaggaatctgcaggtttgaagagttccaggttgtgttcatctttgacggtctggatgagtgtcgacttcctctggactttaaaaacaacgagaccctgactgatgtcacagagtccacctcagtggatgtgctgctgactaacctcatcagggggaaactgcttccctctgctcacctctggataaccacacgacctgcagcagccaatcagatccctcctgagtgtgttcacatggtgacagaggtcagagggttcactgacccacagaaggaagagtacttcaggaagaggttcagaaatgaggagcaagccaacagaatcatctcccacatcaagacatccagaagcctccacatcatgtgccacatcccagtcttctgctggatcactgctacagttctggaggatgtgctgaagaccagagagggatGA